In the Pseudoalteromonas tunicata genome, one interval contains:
- a CDS encoding class I SAM-dependent methyltransferase: MIKKVLPAILCATLCTSFNASADVYSDAVANPARSDKDKEVDTRRKPAQVMAFFEIKPGMKVLDVFAGGGYYSELLSYVVGKQGSVTLYNNEPWQKFVQQGVDNRLKDNRLPNVVLLVASPESLIERKEQYDAALFILGMHDIYYADVTNGWVAIDKAKFLNGIYQRLNKGAVFGVIDANAQAGANNEIIGEKLHRVDPQAMIKDITAAGFEFVGEADFLRRPTDDLTTSVFLPENRYNTDRSILKFRKP, translated from the coding sequence ATGATAAAAAAAGTCCTTCCGGCAATCTTGTGTGCAACCTTATGTACAAGCTTCAACGCCAGTGCAGATGTTTATAGCGATGCAGTCGCTAATCCAGCGCGCAGCGACAAAGACAAAGAAGTCGATACTCGGCGAAAACCCGCCCAAGTAATGGCGTTTTTTGAGATTAAGCCTGGCATGAAAGTGCTTGATGTCTTTGCCGGTGGCGGTTATTACAGCGAACTACTCAGTTATGTTGTTGGCAAACAAGGTTCCGTTACTCTCTATAACAACGAACCTTGGCAGAAATTTGTCCAGCAAGGAGTCGATAATCGTTTAAAAGACAATCGGTTGCCTAATGTAGTACTACTTGTTGCATCGCCAGAGTCTTTAATTGAACGCAAAGAGCAATACGATGCAGCACTGTTTATTTTAGGCATGCACGATATCTATTACGCCGATGTCACTAACGGTTGGGTTGCAATAGACAAAGCTAAATTCTTAAACGGAATTTATCAGCGCCTAAATAAAGGTGCGGTTTTTGGTGTCATTGATGCCAATGCTCAAGCGGGCGCTAATAACGAAATAATTGGTGAAAAGTTACATCGTGTTGACCCACAAGCCATGATTAAAGATATCACCGCTGCAGGGTTTGAATTTGTCGGCGAAGCTGACTTTTTACGCCGCCCTACTGATGATTTAACCACCTCGGTATTTTTACCTGAAAATCGATACAATACCGACCGCAGCATTTTAAAATTTCGCAAACCATAA
- the iscX gene encoding Fe-S cluster assembly protein IscX codes for MALKWTDSQEIALCLLEHYPAVNPKNINFVDLRNWILSLDEFEDDPKHCGERILEAVQMAWIDEFE; via the coding sequence ATGGCACTTAAATGGACAGATTCACAAGAAATCGCGCTTTGTTTATTGGAGCACTACCCTGCCGTCAACCCAAAAAACATTAATTTTGTTGATTTACGCAATTGGATTTTGAGTTTGGACGAGTTTGAAGATGACCCCAAACACTGCGGCGAACGCATTTTAGAAGCAGTGCAAATGGCTTGGATAGATGAGTTCGAATAA
- a CDS encoding PQQ-binding-like beta-propeller repeat protein yields MASAKLISPLLLSLLTLTACGGGGSDTKKPIIPPIVKQSYKLQGMAIKGPIANAQVSVYQIDTTKADLKGPLVVTGSSNNKALFENIAITEPFAEHYLVEVTTTSQTLDLLTSQAPILSSMLSVVSSEQLKNNTPINTSALTTLIVNAVTENISTTSNFSQALLQATTKTLALFNFGGSQDYDPFTFSALLTSDTSKTQQILEHRTQLEAIAVLVEALANKLAIDNNAAFKLLAQDLTDGVIDGEGIANNNRYLEAVLGAPIAHMTLTNTGTETPFNLAQIAQLLISEQSILNTSINTDQLASGEVTFKPQPLSLDTDFDGYPNLTDIDDDNDGVPDEKDAFPLDATESVDTDLDGIGNNTDTDDDNDGIPDENDAFPLDATESNDTDLDGIGNNADTDDDNDGIPDENDAFPLDATESTDTDLDGIGNNADNDDDNDGVLDESDAFPLDATESVDSDLDGIGNNADTDDDNDGIDDDADFYPNDAQCAIESDGNGSQCYLTWMASESITVKSIQAIPNDRIIYHLITKEKSSHILVQNLQNMHFERKIKSELLTDVLYHVKHQRIYAISGNQIVYFNDQDHEIEYPPFSWGNKLLDTGNFFLSLGSSELTTYDLQKEVDTHRIWSSDQYYGMAFNDKNNYAYFYSDSDSDSEVKSLKIDQTTGQISHTAAPYYKTGWWYKIIKVSPDGLSLILDRGDILDANTLAFKGTLQSTFDFAIWSENNEFITVKNNTNSSATSELKRFNADNQKSEQFSIQGKVLALLTLNNNPLLVINNGQHIEFKPYIANDDRDNDGVKNIDDAFPEDAAASIDTDRDGYPNTWNEGYSQADSTTGLNLDVFPNDTTCWLVSHGNNGVCDYNRTMPNFYLQKTIIDANGIVYLLNAHDNKIYRWSAQTQSFLNALILPNASPVYKMEYVKQQNKIYILTRLNNIYTIDLDDLNAEIKLIRTLNEPIETLASAGNYLLVKSEKNVSLINQNGDITDSIIIHTSNFIWNQKNNTLYSQSVYGVFSHVIDQLTGKFSEGEKISTTLSRSDRFSISDNGESLFVSDLYSKKAVIIRTDDPTQITSFNWFSEAWPLLLSDTIVNFSSPTKNEAYLEFFWASSSPSKGAHINLSGASRAVFPYLGDIIILRQTNDGFTFDLHEVADTDQDGLLGWWENAFGLDDNNPNDALLDADNDGLSNLTEFALRTNPTLTDSDGDGLSDSQEVNDYHTNPLKADTDGDGLNDAEEVNTYFTNPNLTDSDEDNISDFDEVNKYQTNPLSNDSDNDGMTDFWEIHYYLNPNFNDALWDADNDSLTNIDEFKYQTHPNIADTDLDGLSDGDEVHVHNTLPTNKDTDNDRMYDAFEVQFALNPLSASDADIDNDGDTFKNVEEFYLDTDPIDQNSTPIVQPWATSQGSNSRSGFIATLIDPANISERWRFKTNGNTQQVTTSAGQVFISDKHTISVLKAHNGLLSWQKQIENRKAISLPVIDDTNVYLNTKNDLYAFNRLSGAPIYQVAREDASETNNLMSLNDDLIIDRATYFLRAYNKQSGEIAWKTPLLTDSSSPKAFNIASDTDHIYIYHGDTRIMLLNLHDGSYSKSIMGGIDEKGTKNLYHPPVLGTDDNVVFLSRTSLASGKLSGTNTNWITNVKSDPLFQISVGYGRIYMLADGVLNVYDEQDGQLLWHWKPSDNTLLSSNIVITRNHVFVGSLTNTYALDISTQQVVWQTEVGGKLSVSNEGALFIAADNEVVAFSLSGDSDADGIPDWWEQSFGLNPNDATDAYLDNDGDGLNNLNEYLSSSDPSLTDTDADGLSDGDEVNTYQTSPIKIDTDKDGLSDSDEVRLYLTQPNNSDSDNDGITDGWEITYRLSPLDNSDANQDSDNDSFSNLEEFYLHTDPNNSADFKKAQPWVTYQANAKHDGFVLQLIADANIKELWRRELSSAVVGSLTAANGKAFVSTGNTELYSINGFDAFSGVLLWSKEASDNSKSPPRIADSISSLAYSNGYVYYQTAHKNSSLLRSLNPQTGELVFKEYLGVFKPEEPNPFLAPTPYDSHMYTIGGGVYGFSGSEFKFYSSVAQENRWTPTVDEQYLYVCLNNPATPILNRYNGQEIETIKDDNWHGCAPNTAGVLSNNALIATNNQLTYHYDIASKAVTWSIPSDNQQASVGFGKVFVLESGVLKAVNERSGELLWSFEVSESITSNIVVTRNKVIVASAQNTYVLNIATQNVMTLNVGGKLSLSEGILYVTQGATIVAFNVDGDDDYDGIPNSWERLYGLDSLNALDAQQDSDNDGLTNLQEFDHKTQPNNIDTDADGLSDGDEVNTYATLPLVVDTDNDGFSDGDEVNRYQTDPNDSNSKPEAITERTV; encoded by the coding sequence ATGGCATCGGCCAAGTTAATCTCACCATTATTATTGTCTTTATTAACACTCACCGCGTGTGGTGGTGGAGGGTCTGATACCAAAAAACCAATAATTCCCCCCATCGTAAAACAAAGCTATAAATTACAGGGTATGGCGATTAAAGGTCCAATTGCGAATGCTCAAGTGTCTGTTTACCAAATCGACACGACTAAAGCTGATTTAAAAGGGCCGCTAGTTGTCACCGGGAGCTCAAATAACAAAGCGTTATTTGAAAATATCGCCATTACTGAGCCTTTTGCAGAGCATTATTTGGTTGAAGTGACCACAACCTCTCAAACACTTGATTTACTTACGTCTCAAGCCCCCATTTTAAGCTCTATGTTGTCAGTTGTTTCAAGTGAGCAACTTAAAAATAACACACCAATTAATACCTCTGCGCTTACCACTCTTATAGTAAATGCTGTTACTGAAAACATCTCGACTACTAGCAACTTCTCACAAGCACTGCTGCAAGCTACAACAAAAACCTTAGCGCTGTTTAATTTTGGTGGTTCACAAGATTATGACCCGTTTACTTTCTCGGCATTATTAACGTCTGATACATCAAAAACCCAGCAAATTTTAGAACATCGAACGCAGCTCGAAGCCATCGCAGTATTAGTTGAAGCTCTCGCGAATAAATTAGCAATTGATAACAACGCTGCGTTTAAACTCTTAGCTCAAGATTTGACCGATGGTGTGATTGATGGCGAAGGCATTGCCAATAACAATCGCTACCTTGAAGCGGTATTAGGCGCTCCTATCGCTCATATGACGTTGACCAATACAGGCACAGAAACACCGTTTAACTTGGCCCAAATAGCTCAACTGCTTATTAGTGAGCAAAGTATTTTAAATACTAGTATTAATACCGACCAATTAGCATCCGGTGAGGTCACTTTTAAGCCGCAGCCTCTTTCACTTGATACCGACTTTGATGGTTACCCAAATTTAACCGATATCGATGATGATAATGATGGCGTTCCTGATGAAAAGGATGCCTTTCCACTCGATGCCACTGAATCCGTTGATACTGATTTAGATGGCATTGGTAACAATACCGATACTGATGACGATAATGACGGCATTCCTGACGAAAACGATGCTTTCCCACTCGATGCCACTGAATCTAACGATACCGATTTAGACGGAATTGGTAACAATGCAGATACCGATGACGATAATGACGGCATTCCTGACGAAAACGATGCTTTCCCACTCGATGCCACTGAATCTACCGATACCGATTTAGATGGTATTGGCAACAATGCAGATAATGATGATGACAACGATGGGGTGCTAGATGAAAGCGATGCTTTCCCTCTTGATGCCACGGAGTCTGTTGATAGTGATTTGGACGGTATTGGTAACAACGCCGATACCGATGATGATAATGATGGGATTGATGATGATGCCGACTTTTATCCAAATGATGCACAATGCGCTATTGAGTCAGATGGTAACGGCAGCCAATGTTATTTAACCTGGATGGCCTCAGAATCCATTACTGTAAAATCAATACAGGCCATACCTAACGACCGTATAATTTATCATTTAATAACTAAAGAGAAATCTTCTCATATTTTGGTTCAAAATCTCCAAAACATGCATTTTGAAAGAAAGATTAAATCTGAGTTACTAACCGATGTACTTTACCATGTTAAGCACCAACGTATTTATGCGATTTCGGGCAATCAAATTGTTTACTTTAACGATCAAGATCATGAAATTGAGTACCCACCTTTTTCATGGGGGAATAAACTTTTAGATACTGGTAACTTTTTTCTTTCTTTAGGATCTTCTGAACTAACAACATATGACCTTCAAAAGGAGGTTGATACTCATAGAATATGGTCTAGCGATCAATATTATGGAATGGCTTTTAATGATAAAAATAACTATGCCTATTTCTATTCTGATTCTGATTCTGATTCTGAAGTTAAATCGCTAAAGATAGATCAAACAACTGGACAAATAAGCCATACAGCAGCACCTTATTATAAAACTGGTTGGTGGTACAAGATAATAAAAGTCTCTCCTGATGGGCTGTCTCTCATTTTGGATCGTGGCGATATTTTAGACGCGAACACATTAGCATTTAAAGGAACTCTGCAGTCCACCTTTGATTTTGCAATCTGGTCTGAAAACAATGAATTTATTACAGTAAAAAACAATACTAATAGTTCTGCAACCTCTGAACTAAAACGCTTTAATGCTGATAATCAAAAAAGTGAACAGTTTTCAATCCAAGGGAAGGTCTTAGCCCTACTTACATTAAATAACAACCCCTTATTGGTGATTAATAATGGTCAGCACATCGAGTTCAAACCATATATAGCTAATGATGATAGAGACAATGATGGTGTCAAGAACATTGATGACGCTTTTCCTGAGGATGCCGCTGCTTCAATCGATACAGATCGCGATGGCTACCCAAACACATGGAACGAGGGATATAGTCAAGCTGATAGTACGACAGGTTTAAACCTTGATGTATTTCCGAATGATACAACCTGTTGGTTAGTGAGCCACGGTAACAATGGTGTATGTGATTATAACCGCACCATGCCCAATTTTTATCTTCAAAAAACAATAATAGATGCCAACGGCATCGTTTATTTACTTAATGCTCACGACAATAAAATTTATCGTTGGTCCGCTCAAACTCAATCATTTTTAAATGCCCTTATACTGCCAAATGCAAGCCCAGTATATAAAATGGAGTATGTAAAACAACAGAACAAAATTTACATACTCACCAGGCTAAATAACATCTATACCATTGATTTAGATGACCTAAATGCCGAAATAAAACTAATACGAACACTCAATGAGCCAATAGAAACACTTGCATCAGCAGGAAACTATTTGCTTGTTAAAAGCGAAAAAAACGTATCACTCATTAACCAAAATGGCGATATTACCGACTCAATAATTATCCATACGTCTAACTTTATATGGAATCAAAAAAATAACACCCTTTATTCTCAATCTGTCTATGGTGTATTTAGTCATGTTATAGACCAATTGACAGGTAAGTTTTCTGAGGGCGAAAAAATTTCAACCACCTTATCTCGAAGTGATAGATTCAGTATCAGTGACAATGGTGAGTCTTTATTTGTATCCGATTTATATTCGAAAAAAGCGGTAATAATCCGCACTGATGACCCAACTCAAATCACTTCTTTTAATTGGTTTTCAGAAGCTTGGCCACTTTTGTTATCTGATACAATTGTTAACTTTTCTTCTCCTACTAAAAATGAAGCTTATCTAGAGTTTTTTTGGGCAAGTTCGTCACCTTCTAAAGGCGCTCATATAAATTTAAGTGGTGCATCACGGGCTGTATTTCCCTATTTAGGGGATATAATAATCCTCAGGCAAACAAACGATGGGTTTACCTTTGACTTACATGAGGTTGCTGATACTGACCAAGATGGTTTATTAGGATGGTGGGAAAACGCTTTTGGTTTGGACGATAACAATCCAAATGACGCACTGTTAGATGCCGACAACGATGGTCTCAGTAACTTAACTGAATTCGCACTTCGCACAAACCCTACCTTAACCGATAGTGATGGTGACGGCTTGTCAGATAGCCAAGAAGTTAACGATTATCACACTAACCCTCTGAAAGCCGACACTGATGGTGATGGCTTAAATGATGCTGAAGAGGTGAATACTTATTTTACCAACCCCAACTTAACCGATTCTGACGAAGATAATATAAGTGACTTTGATGAAGTAAATAAATATCAAACTAACCCATTAAGTAACGATTCTGATAATGATGGCATGACCGACTTTTGGGAGATTCATTATTATCTAAATCCAAACTTTAACGATGCATTATGGGATGCAGACAACGATTCACTTACTAACATTGATGAATTTAAATATCAAACCCACCCCAATATTGCAGACACTGACTTAGATGGTTTATCGGATGGTGATGAAGTGCATGTCCATAATACGCTGCCTACCAATAAAGATACTGACAACGATCGCATGTACGATGCTTTTGAAGTGCAATTTGCGCTCAACCCATTATCAGCCAGTGATGCAGACATCGATAATGATGGCGATACATTTAAGAATGTTGAAGAGTTTTATCTTGATACCGACCCAATTGATCAAAATTCTACACCGATTGTACAGCCTTGGGCCACCTCTCAGGGCAGCAATAGCCGCTCCGGTTTTATTGCCACATTAATTGACCCGGCAAATATTTCTGAACGCTGGCGCTTCAAAACAAACGGTAATACTCAACAAGTAACCACGTCTGCTGGTCAAGTTTTTATCAGCGACAAGCATACGATATCTGTTTTGAAGGCACATAATGGTCTCCTAAGCTGGCAAAAACAAATTGAGAATCGCAAAGCAATCTCTTTACCAGTTATTGATGATACCAATGTCTACCTTAATACAAAAAACGACCTATATGCGTTTAATCGCCTATCAGGGGCACCGATATATCAAGTCGCTCGAGAAGATGCTTCTGAAACAAACAACCTGATGAGCCTAAATGACGATCTCATTATCGACAGGGCGACTTACTTTCTTAGAGCTTATAACAAACAAAGCGGTGAAATCGCGTGGAAGACTCCTTTACTGACCGACAGTTCTAGTCCAAAGGCATTCAATATTGCATCAGATACTGATCATATCTATATCTATCATGGTGATACTAGAATTATGCTTTTAAATTTACATGATGGTAGCTATAGCAAGTCTATAATGGGTGGTATAGATGAAAAGGGAACAAAGAACCTATATCACCCTCCTGTACTAGGGACTGACGACAATGTTGTGTTTTTGAGTCGGACCAGCCTCGCCAGTGGAAAACTATCAGGCACAAACACAAATTGGATAACAAACGTTAAATCCGACCCCTTGTTTCAAATCTCAGTGGGTTACGGTCGCATTTATATGCTCGCCGATGGGGTGTTAAATGTTTACGATGAACAAGATGGCCAATTATTGTGGCATTGGAAACCATCAGACAACACGCTGCTTTCAAGTAACATTGTTATTACACGTAATCATGTTTTTGTTGGCTCATTAACCAACACTTACGCTCTTGATATCTCGACTCAACAAGTCGTTTGGCAAACTGAGGTTGGTGGCAAGCTATCGGTTAGCAACGAAGGAGCGTTATTTATAGCCGCTGACAATGAAGTGGTTGCTTTTTCACTCTCTGGTGACTCAGATGCTGATGGTATACCTGATTGGTGGGAGCAATCTTTTGGGTTAAATCCAAACGATGCCACCGATGCCTATCTAGATAACGATGGCGATGGTTTAAATAACTTAAATGAATATCTCTCAAGTAGCGATCCATCCTTAACAGATACCGACGCAGATGGTCTGAGCGATGGCGATGAGGTCAATACTTATCAAACCAGCCCGATTAAAATAGATACAGACAAAGATGGTCTCAGTGATAGTGATGAGGTTCGCTTATATTTAACACAACCGAACAATTCTGACTCTGATAACGATGGCATAACGGATGGCTGGGAAATCACCTATCGCTTGTCTCCTTTAGATAACAGCGATGCCAACCAAGACAGTGACAATGATTCATTTTCAAACCTTGAAGAGTTTTATTTACACACAGATCCAAACAATTCAGCTGACTTTAAGAAAGCCCAGCCCTGGGTCACCTACCAAGCTAACGCAAAGCACGATGGTTTTGTTTTACAACTTATTGCCGATGCAAACATCAAGGAACTTTGGCGAAGAGAACTCTCCTCGGCTGTAGTAGGCTCGCTGACAGCTGCAAATGGAAAGGCTTTTGTTAGCACTGGCAATACAGAACTGTATTCTATCAATGGGTTTGATGCATTCTCAGGTGTATTACTTTGGAGCAAAGAGGCCAGCGATAATTCAAAGAGCCCACCCAGAATCGCTGATTCAATTAGTTCACTGGCATACAGTAATGGCTATGTCTATTATCAAACAGCTCATAAAAACAGCTCTTTGTTAAGAAGCCTTAATCCACAAACGGGTGAGCTAGTCTTTAAAGAATATTTGGGAGTTTTTAAACCTGAAGAGCCTAATCCCTTTTTAGCACCAACTCCTTATGATAGTCATATGTACACTATAGGGGGGGGAGTTTATGGGTTTTCTGGTTCTGAATTTAAATTTTATAGTTCAGTTGCACAAGAAAATCGTTGGACGCCAACAGTGGATGAACAATACTTATATGTCTGTTTAAATAATCCAGCTACGCCAATCCTCAACCGTTATAATGGCCAGGAAATCGAGACTATAAAGGATGACAACTGGCATGGCTGCGCGCCAAACACAGCAGGGGTTTTATCAAACAATGCCTTGATTGCGACAAACAATCAGTTGACTTACCATTACGACATAGCTAGCAAAGCGGTAACTTGGTCAATCCCTAGCGATAATCAACAAGCTTCTGTCGGCTTTGGCAAAGTATTTGTACTCGAGTCTGGAGTGCTAAAAGCGGTTAATGAACGCTCAGGTGAGCTACTTTGGTCATTCGAGGTGTCTGAGAGCATAACCTCAAATATTGTAGTTACACGTAATAAAGTAATCGTCGCCAGCGCTCAAAACACCTATGTTCTCAACATCGCAACACAAAATGTGATGACATTAAATGTTGGGGGTAAATTGAGCCTTAGTGAAGGGATTTTATATGTAACTCAAGGCGCAACCATTGTCGCATTTAATGTCGACGGGGATGACGATTACGATGGCATACCCAATTCTTGGGAAAGACTGTACGGATTAGATTCACTTAATGCATTAGATGCACAGCAAGATAGTGATAATGATGGGCTAACGAACTTACAAGAGTTTGATCATAAAACCCAACCCAATAACATCGATACTGATGCAGATGGTCTTTCTGATGGTGATGAAGTCAATACTTATGCCACATTACCCCTGGTAGTCGATACTGATAATGATGGCTTTAGTGATGGCGATGAAGTCAATCGTTATCAAACAGACCCCAATGACAGCAATTCAAAACCAGAAGCAATCACTGAACGAACTGTTTGA
- a CDS encoding ribonuclease Z, producing the protein MQIHFLGTSSGCPSLSRNVAATAVEFEHTKTWLLVDCGEGTQHQIMKSPLAAYHLGVILITHLHGDHCYGLPGLLASISMAGRKEPVHLVAPKKVIEFVEATLELTEMETAFSLIFTAWETLDNQQVLEFSSCLVTIHPLQHRVPCVGFKIIEKGVPNKLRIDELNAAGIGSGPHYNQLQRGQDVIYNHQLLKSADFTYPSWQPRKVLICGDNEKPSLLASVCQDVDLLVHEATFTSADLLRVGEHTGHSDAKRVAQFAEQCKIPKLALIHFSSRYHGPGMLEPLAQEAQQYYHGQLILAEDGLTLSISKHLNLNFI; encoded by the coding sequence ATGCAGATCCATTTTCTTGGCACGTCATCAGGCTGTCCATCACTGAGTCGAAATGTAGCCGCCACGGCCGTTGAATTTGAACATACAAAGACTTGGTTATTGGTTGACTGTGGTGAGGGCACTCAGCATCAAATAATGAAAAGCCCGCTCGCTGCTTACCACCTTGGTGTGATTTTGATTACCCATTTACATGGTGATCATTGTTACGGTTTGCCTGGGTTATTAGCGTCAATCAGCATGGCGGGTCGAAAAGAGCCGGTGCACTTAGTGGCTCCCAAAAAGGTCATTGAGTTTGTGGAGGCGACGCTTGAATTAACCGAAATGGAAACTGCTTTTTCGCTTATTTTTACTGCATGGGAAACGCTTGATAATCAGCAAGTGTTAGAGTTTTCAAGCTGTTTGGTCACAATTCATCCACTACAGCATCGAGTACCCTGTGTCGGTTTTAAAATTATTGAAAAGGGCGTACCTAATAAACTTAGAATTGACGAATTAAACGCTGCAGGTATTGGTAGTGGCCCACACTACAATCAGTTACAGCGCGGACAAGATGTTATTTACAACCATCAACTGCTTAAAAGTGCTGATTTCACTTACCCTAGTTGGCAGCCTCGCAAAGTGTTAATTTGTGGCGATAATGAAAAACCAAGTTTATTAGCGAGTGTATGCCAAGATGTCGACTTATTGGTACATGAAGCCACGTTTACCAGTGCAGATTTATTACGAGTAGGCGAACACACAGGTCATAGTGATGCAAAACGGGTGGCACAATTTGCCGAGCAATGCAAAATTCCCAAATTAGCGCTTATTCATTTTTCAAGTCGTTACCATGGACCCGGTATGCTCGAGCCTTTAGCGCAAGAAGCGCAACAATATTATCACGGACAGTTAATATTGGCTGAAGATGGTTTAACGCTCTCAATCTCCAAGCATTTGAATTTAAATTTTATTTAA